A region of Moorena producens PAL-8-15-08-1 DNA encodes the following proteins:
- a CDS encoding hybrid sensor histidine kinase/response regulator gives MHVNFCLLPLASCLARSAISPHLGMSPMNTTPPNIKGYSITDLVYHGSRTVVYRGTRNNDHTPVVLKFLNNSYPSFQELVQFRNQYTIAKNLDHPGIIKIYSLESYHNTLVLVMEDFGGVSLEEYTTDSLDQRAITDDVEHPGMLSKQSLQQDLRKCPLNPPILGDFDIITPQNWGAGGQNQLNFVSPIQEFLHIAIQIASILDELYRYRVIHKDIKPRNILINPSTSQVKFIDFSIASLLPKESQILTSPNCLEGTLAYLSPEQTGRMNRGIDYRSDFYSTGVTFYKLLTTELPFSTTDPMELVHCHIAKQPLAAHQRNPAIPPLLSDIISKLMAKNAEDRYQSALGLKYDLQQCSEHWQRLGAIAEIKLGSRDICDCFVIPEKLYGRQAEVDTLLATFERVSQGTTEMILVAGFSGIGKTAVVHEVQKPIVRQRGYFIQGKFDQFQRNIPFSAIVVALRDLMEQLLTETDAQLQQWKAEILSALGENGQVMVDVIPELEGIIGKQPPADELSGTAAQNRFNLLFSKFIQVFTTKEHPLVIFLDDLQWADSASLKLLQLLIAETHTIHLLLIGAYRDNEVNPTHPLMLTLSEMAKVGVPLNTITLDPLSKSDLNHLIADTLTCGIELAEPLTELVAQKTKGNPFFATQFLKSLHHDRLITFNFDQGYWQCDISEIRCLALTDDVVEFMALQLQKLPKETQDVLKLAACIGHQFDLNTLAIIHDKSPTETATSLWKSLQEGLVLPTTEIYKFFTVNSNSPSNTEEKLSQSSIPDHQSPSYKFLHDRVQQAAYFLIPEDQKQLTHLSIGQLLLKNIPTAEREEKIFDIVNQLNYGLELITDQAQRDELAQLNRIAGEKAKGATAYEAAFNYLTVGLELLGQNSWQRQYDLTLALYQAAAEVAYLNTDFEQMEQMVEVVLAQGKTLLDKITAYQVLIDAYKAQNQLEQAITTGLQVLNLLGIELPQQPSPEDIELALKQTQSALEGKEIEELMDLPVMSDPEKLGAMTILSRLAPITYMTNPLLYPLVALKQVNLSVQEGNSALSAVSYTHYGILLWQVCGDINGNYRFGQLALGLLARFNAKQLKCTVLYVVNITIKPWKMHVNETLTSLLDAYSVGIETGDFDNSAASALMYLEHSFWLGKELTELDQTCANYHQRIDQLKQEIPRQLIAITWQGVLNLLGQAENSCCLKGEVYDEEIMLPLHQEFNNLRALYTLHLNKLFLCYLFQDYQQASQQATITENYIDGVAALFLFALLYCYDSLTRLALYPKQNHAQQQQSLDKIAKNQDKIKTWADHAPMNYLHKFYLVEAERYRVLGEKLEAMEYYDRAIAGAKENEYIQEEALANELAAKFYLEWGKETIAQAYLTRAYYGYSHWGAKAKVEDLEIRYPQFLSSIITQKTTSLSTAETITNITTQGVNTTTTNASTALDLATVIKASQALSGEIQLDKLLSTLMQVVMENAGADKCALILVKGERLVLEAMETANLALVESMAVEESPDIPQSAINYVKRKSETLVINDITVETILAADPYFIRQQPRSLMCTPIINQGKLIGLLYLENNLTTGAFTPDRLEILNLLTSQAAISLENAQLYSNLEDKVAERTAELAQAKQAADAANQAKSEFLSNMSHELRTPLNGILGYAQILKRDRDLGTRQIDGLTIIEQSGNHLLTLINDILDLSKIEARKMELYPRDLHLQSFLESVVGIIRMRALEKDIVCQYNPEDNLPHGIKADEKRLRQVLLNLLGNAVKFTDHGEVTLNVKVISAPSKITVADSGYDVAPLAPQLWGEQNSESPPKLGDLGGLTKTKGTRIHTSIQQGQKIDQSQKKTLLDAIASGGNQRQSLMGGTPKTALPPQDRTGSRSWGEPPLADYLAASLRFQVIDTGVGMTEEQLQKIFQPFEQVGDTQRRAAGTGLGLTITKQLVELMGAKLQVTSQLDYGSTFWFDVTFPVVETYQPQQQQKLGKIVGYIGSRRKVLIAEDKPANRAVLQNMLEPLDFEIAMAENGQQEIELAQQLQPDLILTDLVMPVKTGFEAIAELKNLPQMQDIPIIVVSASVLDTDIEKSKLVGCQGFLSKPVDEQQLLELLGEYLQLEWIYEEDSQQTIAAARIEHPLVIPPPAEMEVLYELAMLGSMKKIRQRATYLEQLNTKYIPFAKKLKDLAEGFQEEKILELVEKYLEMDNS, from the coding sequence ATGCACGTCAACTTTTGCCTCTTGCCTCTTGCCTCTTGCCTTGCCCGTAGCGCTATATCCCCTCACCTAGGTATGTCACCCATGAACACAACTCCTCCCAACATTAAAGGCTATTCCATCACTGACCTGGTTTATCATGGGTCGAGAACCGTAGTTTATCGTGGCACTAGGAACAATGACCACACACCAGTAGTACTCAAATTCCTCAATAATTCCTATCCCAGCTTCCAGGAACTTGTCCAGTTCCGCAATCAGTACACCATTGCCAAAAATCTTGACCATCCCGGCATTATCAAAATCTATAGCTTGGAGTCTTACCACAATACATTGGTATTGGTGATGGAAGACTTTGGTGGCGTCTCCCTGGAAGAGTATACCACTGATAGCTTGGATCAAAGAGCGATAACGGATGATGTAGAGCATCCCGGTATGCTCAGTAAGCAGTCACTTCAGCAGGACTTACGCAAGTGCCCCCTAAATCCCCCAATTCTGGGGGACTTTGACATCATTACCCCCCAGAATTGGGGGGCAGGGGGGCAAAACCAACTAAATTTCGTAAGTCCTATTCAGGAATTTCTCCACATCGCAATTCAAATCGCCTCAATCCTGGATGAACTCTATCGCTACCGAGTCATTCACAAAGATATCAAGCCTAGGAATATCCTGATTAATCCCAGCACCAGTCAGGTCAAATTCATCGACTTCAGTATTGCCTCCCTACTGCCGAAAGAAAGCCAAATCCTGACTAGTCCTAACTGCCTCGAAGGTACCCTGGCTTATCTGTCTCCGGAACAAACTGGACGGATGAATCGCGGCATTGACTACCGCAGTGACTTTTATTCGACAGGGGTAACCTTCTACAAGCTGCTCACCACAGAGTTACCCTTTAGCACTACTGACCCGATGGAGTTGGTTCACTGTCATATTGCTAAACAACCATTAGCTGCACACCAGCGTAATCCAGCTATTCCCCCACTCCTATCTGACATTATCAGTAAACTGATGGCTAAAAATGCCGAAGACCGTTATCAGAGTGCTTTGGGACTTAAGTATGACCTACAACAGTGTTCGGAGCACTGGCAGAGATTGGGGGCGATCGCTGAAATTAAATTGGGTAGTCGAGATATTTGCGATTGCTTCGTAATTCCCGAAAAACTCTATGGGCGTCAAGCCGAAGTAGATACCTTACTCGCCACCTTTGAGCGAGTTAGTCAAGGAACCACAGAAATGATTCTGGTCGCTGGCTTTTCCGGCATTGGTAAAACCGCTGTGGTCCATGAAGTCCAAAAACCGATTGTGCGGCAGCGGGGTTATTTCATCCAAGGTAAGTTTGACCAGTTCCAGCGCAATATTCCCTTTAGTGCCATAGTCGTTGCACTCCGGGATTTGATGGAGCAATTACTCACCGAAACTGATGCCCAACTGCAGCAGTGGAAAGCCGAAATTCTGTCTGCTTTGGGTGAGAATGGTCAAGTGATGGTGGATGTGATTCCAGAATTAGAAGGAATTATCGGCAAACAGCCTCCTGCTGACGAACTTTCTGGTACGGCAGCTCAAAATCGGTTTAATTTGCTCTTTAGTAAATTTATCCAAGTGTTTACCACCAAGGAACATCCCCTGGTGATTTTCCTAGATGACTTGCAGTGGGCAGATTCTGCTTCTCTGAAGTTGCTGCAATTGTTGATAGCAGAAACTCATACCATACATCTACTGTTGATTGGTGCTTATCGAGATAATGAAGTAAATCCTACTCATCCATTGATGCTCACGTTGTCCGAGATGGCCAAAGTGGGCGTTCCACTCAATACCATTACCCTCGACCCCCTGAGCAAATCTGACTTAAACCATCTGATTGCCGATACTCTTACTTGTGGGATAGAACTGGCGGAACCCCTAACCGAACTAGTGGCTCAGAAAACCAAAGGAAATCCTTTCTTTGCTACCCAATTCCTGAAATCCCTCCATCACGACCGATTAATCACCTTTAATTTTGACCAAGGGTATTGGCAGTGTGACATCAGTGAAATTAGATGCTTGGCTCTGACGGATGACGTGGTTGAATTTATGGCACTGCAGTTACAGAAATTGCCAAAAGAAACTCAGGATGTCTTAAAACTAGCGGCTTGTATTGGCCACCAATTTGATTTGAATACCCTGGCGATTATCCATGATAAATCTCCAACTGAGACGGCAACTTCTTTATGGAAATCTCTGCAAGAAGGGTTGGTGTTACCCACCACGGAAATTTACAAATTTTTTACTGTTAATAGTAATTCCCCATCAAACACTGAAGAAAAATTATCCCAAAGCTCAATCCCGGATCACCAATCCCCAAGTTACAAGTTTTTACATGACCGAGTCCAACAAGCCGCTTATTTTCTGATTCCGGAAGACCAGAAACAGTTAACCCATCTGAGTATTGGGCAACTGCTGTTGAAAAATATCCCCACAGCAGAACGAGAAGAAAAGATTTTCGATATTGTCAATCAGTTAAATTATGGTCTGGAGTTAATTACAGATCAAGCACAGCGAGATGAATTAGCTCAATTAAATCGTATTGCTGGAGAAAAAGCCAAGGGAGCCACGGCCTATGAGGCTGCTTTTAACTATTTAACAGTAGGTCTGGAACTGCTAGGGCAAAATAGCTGGCAACGTCAGTATGACCTAACCCTAGCTCTATATCAAGCTGCTGCCGAGGTGGCATACCTCAATACCGACTTTGAGCAGATGGAGCAAATGGTTGAGGTGGTGTTGGCACAAGGGAAAACACTACTGGACAAAATCACCGCCTATCAAGTCTTGATTGATGCCTATAAAGCCCAAAATCAGCTTGAGCAAGCCATTACCACCGGGCTGCAAGTGCTGAACCTATTGGGGATAGAACTGCCCCAACAGCCCAGTCCAGAGGATATTGAGCTGGCCCTAAAGCAGACACAATCAGCTTTAGAGGGTAAAGAGATTGAGGAGTTAATGGATTTGCCGGTAATGAGCGATCCCGAAAAACTAGGGGCGATGACTATCCTCTCGCGACTCGCACCAATTACTTATATGACCAATCCTCTACTGTATCCGTTAGTGGCTTTGAAACAGGTCAATCTCTCCGTGCAAGAGGGGAATTCTGCTCTGTCTGCTGTGTCCTATACACATTACGGCATCTTGCTCTGGCAGGTTTGTGGAGATATCAATGGCAACTATCGATTCGGTCAACTTGCTCTGGGGTTATTAGCACGGTTCAATGCGAAACAGCTTAAATGTACAGTACTGTATGTGGTCAATATCACCATAAAGCCCTGGAAAATGCATGTGAACGAAACATTAACCTCGTTGCTAGACGCTTACTCTGTCGGGATAGAAACTGGAGATTTTGACAACTCTGCCGCCTCTGCGTTGATGTACTTAGAACATTCCTTTTGGCTCGGCAAAGAGCTGACTGAGCTTGACCAGACCTGTGCCAACTATCATCAAAGGATTGATCAACTCAAGCAAGAGATCCCACGTCAGCTTATTGCCATCACCTGGCAAGGGGTCTTAAACTTACTAGGACAAGCTGAAAATTCTTGCTGTTTAAAAGGTGAAGTCTACGACGAAGAGATCATGCTCCCGCTCCATCAGGAGTTCAATAACCTCAGGGCACTTTACACCCTACACCTGAATAAATTATTCCTGTGTTATCTCTTTCAGGATTATCAGCAAGCTTCGCAACAAGCCACCATTACCGAAAATTATATAGATGGAGTAGCAGCCCTTTTCCTTTTTGCGCTTTTATATTGCTATGACTCTCTAACTCGCTTAGCTCTATATCCTAAACAGAATCACGCTCAACAACAACAAAGTTTAGATAAGATAGCTAAAAATCAAGACAAAATCAAAACATGGGCAGACCATGCCCCGATGAATTATTTGCACAAATTTTATTTAGTCGAAGCCGAGCGCTATCGTGTTTTGGGTGAAAAGCTGGAAGCTATGGAGTATTATGACCGCGCTATTGCTGGAGCAAAGGAAAATGAATACATCCAAGAGGAAGCCCTGGCTAATGAGCTGGCTGCCAAATTCTACTTGGAGTGGGGTAAAGAAACTATTGCCCAAGCCTACCTAACTCGTGCCTACTATGGTTATAGCCACTGGGGCGCAAAGGCTAAGGTGGAGGATTTGGAAATTCGCTATCCCCAATTTCTCAGTTCCATTATTACCCAGAAAACTACTAGTCTCAGCACAGCAGAGACGATCACCAACATCACTACTCAAGGGGTTAATACCACCACTACTAACGCTTCCACTGCTTTGGATTTGGCTACGGTGATCAAAGCATCCCAGGCTCTATCTGGGGAAATCCAGCTTGATAAGTTGCTCTCGACTTTGATGCAAGTGGTGATGGAGAATGCTGGAGCTGACAAATGCGCTCTGATTTTGGTAAAAGGTGAGAGGTTAGTGCTTGAGGCGATGGAAACCGCTAATCTGGCTTTAGTGGAATCTATGGCAGTGGAAGAAAGCCCAGATATTCCCCAAAGTGCGATAAATTATGTTAAGCGGAAATCGGAAACCCTAGTTATTAATGATATTACGGTTGAGACTATCCTAGCGGCTGATCCCTATTTTATCCGTCAGCAACCCCGAAGTCTGATGTGTACTCCTATCATCAATCAAGGTAAACTAATTGGTTTACTTTATCTAGAAAATAATCTTACCACTGGAGCTTTTACACCAGACCGATTAGAAATATTAAATCTGCTCACCTCCCAAGCCGCCATTTCTCTCGAAAATGCTCAACTTTACAGCAATTTAGAAGACAAAGTTGCCGAACGCACTGCTGAATTAGCACAAGCTAAACAAGCAGCTGATGCGGCTAACCAAGCTAAAAGCGAATTCCTCTCCAATATGAGCCATGAACTTCGTACTCCTCTCAATGGAATTCTGGGCTATGCTCAAATCCTGAAGCGAGACCGAGACTTAGGCACCAGACAAATCGATGGTTTAACTATTATTGAGCAAAGCGGCAACCATTTGTTAACTCTGATCAACGATATTTTAGACCTATCTAAAATTGAAGCTCGCAAAATGGAACTCTACCCCAGGGATTTACACCTCCAAAGTTTCCTCGAAAGTGTGGTCGGGATTATCCGCATGCGAGCCTTGGAAAAAGATATTGTGTGCCAATATAACCCTGAGGATAACTTACCTCATGGCATTAAAGCTGACGAAAAACGATTGCGACAGGTACTGCTGAATTTGTTAGGTAATGCGGTTAAATTCACTGACCATGGTGAAGTAACATTAAACGTTAAGGTGATTAGTGCTCCCTCAAAAATCACCGTTGCTGATTCTGGGTATGATGTTGCCCCCCTAGCCCCCCAATTGTGGGGGGAACAAAACTCTGAAAGTCCCCCAAAGTTGGGGGATTTAGGGGGCTTGACCAAAACCAAAGGTACGCGCATTCATACTTCAATTCAGCAAGGCCAAAAAATTGACCAATCACAAAAGAAAACACTTCTTGATGCAATAGCGAGTGGGGGAAACCAACGGCAGTCGCTCATGGGGGGAACCCCCAAGACCGCGCTGCCTCCCCAAGACCGCACCGGTAGTCGCTCATGGGGGGAACCCCCTTTGGCCGACTACCTCGCTGCATCGCTTCGTTTTCAAGTAATTGATACCGGTGTTGGTATGACCGAAGAACAGTTACAGAAAATTTTCCAACCCTTTGAACAAGTGGGAGATACCCAAAGGCGTGCTGCTGGCACTGGTTTAGGGCTAACGATCACCAAGCAGTTGGTAGAGCTAATGGGAGCAAAGCTACAAGTCACAAGCCAACTTGATTATGGCTCTACGTTCTGGTTTGATGTTACCTTCCCAGTGGTAGAAACATACCAACCACAGCAGCAACAGAAGCTGGGGAAAATTGTTGGTTATATTGGCTCTCGGCGCAAGGTATTAATAGCGGAAGACAAACCAGCAAATCGGGCTGTGTTGCAGAACATGCTGGAGCCGTTGGACTTTGAAATAGCGATGGCAGAAAATGGGCAGCAGGAAATCGAACTGGCTCAACAGCTGCAACCTGACCTGATATTGACCGACTTAGTCATGCCGGTCAAAACTGGCTTTGAAGCGATCGCAGAACTGAAAAACCTACCTCAAATGCAGGATATCCCCATTATTGTGGTGTCCGCTAGCGTGTTAGACACAGACATTGAGAAAAGTAAGCTTGTCGGCTGTCAAGGCTTTTTGTCCAAACCCGTAGATGAGCAACAGTTGCTGGAATTGTTGGGAGAGTATTTACAACTGGAGTGGATTTATGAAGAAGACTCCCAACAGACCATAGCAGCAGCTAGAATTGAGCACCCTTTAGTGATTCCGCCACCAGCAGAAATGGAAGTCCTATACGAATTAGCCATGCTCGGCAGTATGAAAAAGATTCGCCAACGAGCCACCTATCTCGAACAACTGAATACAAAGTACATCCCTTTTGCTAAGAAACTCAAAGATTTAGCAGAAGGATTCCAGGAGGAAAAGATTTTAGAGTTAGTGGAAAAGTATCTAGAGATGGACAACAGTTAA